In one window of Paraflavitalea soli DNA:
- the recQ gene encoding DNA helicase RecQ — protein MGTTTKKTASKTEKASKNGAVKKNGTAKSNGTITGSYLHEALQEHFGFKGFKGNQEAIIKSLLSGKDTFVIKPTGGGKSLCYQLPAMISEGVAIIVSPLIALMKNQVDLVRSYSSKDDVAHFLNSTLSKKEIREVQEDLLTGRTKMLYVAPETLTKQENLEFFAELKISFFAVDEAHCISEWGHDFRPEYRRLREMMTQINPDIPVIALTATATPKVQSDIIKNLDLRDPSVYISSFNRPNLYYEIQPKIKKDITIKNIVRFIVQMKGRSGIIYTLNRKTTEELADMLMANGIKAVAYHAGLDSKLRAERQDLFLNEDVQVIVATIAFGMGIDKPDIRFVIHYNIPKSIENYYQETGRAGRDGLEGKCILYYSHKDVAKLEHLMRDKPLSEREVGAQLINETVAYAESGVCRRKVLMSYFGEEYTDKNCGECDNCLHPKEEIEAKDNAVKVLKTVKALDERFATDYTVNIIIGRLTPNISMFRHEGMAEFGIGKDEPDHYWSTLIRQLLLSGLLSKEIEDYGVLKITKAGEAFAKKPKSFKIILNNLYEEANADDDEGAENPTGTAATDEKLFEMLKELRQKEAKKKALPPFVIFLETSLQDMATLYPTTLQELEKCSGVSKGKALRYGKPFIEMVARYVQENNIERPDDFVMKSVVNKSGNKVYIIQQTDKKIPLETIAKNKSWRMDEMLEEMETIAASGTKLNLDYAIDEMLDEHEQDEILDYFKSCETSSLQVAQEELSDGNYTWEQLKIMRIKFLAQYGM, from the coding sequence ATGGGAACAACAACCAAGAAAACGGCATCGAAGACAGAAAAAGCATCTAAAAACGGCGCTGTTAAAAAGAATGGGACTGCCAAGTCCAACGGTACCATTACCGGTTCTTACCTGCACGAAGCATTGCAGGAACACTTCGGCTTCAAAGGCTTTAAAGGCAACCAGGAAGCTATCATTAAAAGTTTATTAAGCGGCAAAGATACTTTTGTTATCAAACCTACGGGAGGTGGCAAAAGCTTATGTTATCAGTTACCGGCCATGATCAGCGAGGGAGTGGCCATCATTGTAAGCCCCCTGATCGCGCTGATGAAAAACCAGGTAGACCTGGTACGCAGCTACAGCAGCAAAGATGATGTAGCGCATTTTCTCAACTCTACTTTAAGCAAAAAGGAGATCCGGGAAGTACAGGAAGACCTGTTGACCGGGCGCACCAAGATGTTGTACGTTGCTCCTGAAACGCTCACCAAACAGGAGAATCTTGAATTTTTTGCCGAACTTAAAATATCTTTCTTCGCCGTGGATGAGGCCCATTGTATTTCCGAGTGGGGCCATGATTTCCGTCCTGAATACCGGAGACTGCGGGAGATGATGACACAGATCAACCCGGATATTCCGGTGATCGCGCTTACGGCCACGGCAACTCCCAAAGTACAGAGTGATATTATCAAGAACCTCGATCTGCGGGATCCCTCCGTTTATATATCTTCCTTCAACCGGCCGAACCTCTACTATGAGATCCAGCCCAAGATCAAGAAAGACATAACGATCAAAAACATTGTACGCTTCATCGTTCAGATGAAGGGTAGAAGCGGTATTATCTATACATTGAACCGCAAAACCACGGAAGAATTGGCAGATATGCTGATGGCCAATGGCATCAAGGCTGTGGCGTATCATGCGGGATTGGATAGCAAATTGCGGGCTGAACGCCAGGACCTGTTCCTGAATGAAGATGTACAGGTAATTGTGGCTACCATTGCCTTTGGGATGGGGATTGACAAGCCGGACATCCGTTTTGTGATCCACTATAATATTCCTAAAAGCATTGAAAACTATTACCAGGAAACCGGCCGTGCAGGGCGCGACGGATTGGAAGGAAAGTGTATTCTCTATTATTCCCATAAAGACGTAGCCAAGCTGGAGCACCTCATGCGCGACAAGCCGCTGAGTGAACGCGAGGTGGGAGCCCAGTTGATCAACGAGACGGTGGCTTATGCTGAAAGTGGTGTTTGCCGTCGTAAGGTGTTGATGAGTTATTTTGGAGAAGAGTATACCGATAAGAACTGCGGAGAGTGCGATAACTGTCTGCATCCGAAGGAAGAAATAGAGGCCAAAGACAATGCGGTGAAGGTATTGAAGACCGTGAAAGCCCTGGATGAACGTTTTGCAACAGATTACACCGTAAATATTATAATAGGCCGGCTTACCCCCAATATCAGCATGTTCCGTCATGAAGGTATGGCCGAGTTTGGCATTGGTAAAGATGAGCCGGATCATTACTGGAGTACGTTGATCCGACAGTTATTGCTGTCAGGATTATTGAGCAAGGAGATCGAAGATTATGGAGTATTGAAGATCACCAAGGCCGGGGAAGCATTTGCGAAGAAGCCCAAATCATTCAAGATCATTCTCAACAACCTCTATGAAGAAGCCAATGCAGATGATGATGAGGGGGCTGAGAATCCTACCGGTACGGCAGCTACGGATGAGAAGTTGTTTGAGATGTTGAAAGAACTCAGGCAAAAAGAGGCGAAGAAAAAAGCATTGCCTCCTTTTGTGATCTTCCTGGAGACTTCCTTACAGGATATGGCTACTTTGTATCCTACTACCTTGCAGGAGCTGGAAAAATGCTCTGGCGTAAGCAAGGGCAAGGCCCTGCGTTATGGAAAACCTTTCATAGAAATGGTTGCCAGGTATGTGCAGGAGAATAATATCGAGCGGCCGGATGATTTTGTGATGAAGAGTGTGGTCAACAAGAGTGGTAATAAAGTATACATCATTCAGCAAACCGATAAGAAGATCCCGCTGGAGACCATTGCTAAGAATAAAAGCTGGCGGATGGATGAGATGCTGGAAGAGATGGAAACCATTGCAGCCAGCGGCACCAAGCTCAACCTGGATTACGCGATTGATGAAATGCTGGACGAGCACGAGCAGGACGAGATACTGGATTATTTCAAAAGCTGTGAAACATCCTCCTTACAGGTAGCGCAGGAAGAATTGAGTGACGGGAATTACACCTGGGAGCAGTTGAAGATCATGCGCATTAAGTTCCTTGCCCAATATGGTATGTAG
- a CDS encoding DUF3050 domain-containing protein has translation MDPYIDKLKASIGAARQQIVDHPLYRTINSLEDLRIFTQYHVFAVWDFMSLLKGLQARLTCVQYPWVPVGNANTRYLINEIVTGEESDVDEQGQRCSHYELYCRAMQQLGASTQEIQALLALVQQGVQIRTALQQLDLPPAVQQFVGFTFDTLDRQDAAITAAVFTFGREDLIPDMFYGLVKDLEQKFPGQVSIFKYYLERHIEVDGDHHSLLAMEMVRELCGEDQEAWKRTTEGALQALELRKLLWDGAYEKILSTKSTKINN, from the coding sequence ATGGATCCGTATATCGACAAATTAAAAGCAAGCATTGGGGCAGCCAGGCAACAGATCGTAGACCACCCCTTGTACCGTACCATCAATTCCCTGGAAGACCTGCGCATTTTTACTCAATATCATGTATTTGCGGTTTGGGACTTTATGAGTCTGCTGAAAGGATTGCAGGCCCGGCTTACCTGTGTACAATACCCCTGGGTGCCGGTGGGCAATGCCAATACCCGCTACCTGATCAATGAGATCGTGACGGGTGAGGAAAGCGACGTGGATGAGCAAGGCCAGCGTTGCAGTCACTATGAATTGTATTGCCGGGCCATGCAGCAATTAGGCGCCTCCACCCAAGAGATACAGGCTTTACTGGCCCTGGTACAACAAGGCGTACAGATCCGGACAGCCTTACAGCAGCTGGATCTGCCACCAGCTGTACAACAGTTTGTGGGCTTTACTTTTGACACACTAGATCGGCAGGATGCAGCCATTACAGCAGCGGTATTCACCTTTGGGCGCGAGGACCTGATCCCCGATATGTTTTATGGTCTGGTGAAAGACCTGGAACAGAAATTTCCTGGGCAGGTCTCCATTTTTAAGTATTACCTGGAGCGTCATATTGAGGTAGATGGGGACCATCACAGTTTATTGGCCATGGAAATGGTGCGGGAGTTGTGCGGAGAGGATCAAGAGGCCTGGAAAAGGACTACGGAGGGCGCATTACAGGCCCTGGAATTGAGGAAGTTATTGTGGGATGGGGCCTATGAAAAGATCTTGTCAACTAAATCCACTAAAATCAATAATTAA
- a CDS encoding exo-beta-N-acetylmuramidase NamZ family protein, giving the protein MRLLLIICLIALSVTSLQSQTVKKKPILTGADQVNKYLPYLRGKRVAIMANPTSIIGKKHLVDSLHALDVNIVKVFGPEHGFRGNVGAGVEVKDETDAATGIPIISLYGAKNKPSKQDLADVDILIYDLQDVGVRFYTNINALVRLMDACYESGKEMLILDRPNPNGYLVDGPVLDMKYRSGIGMFPIPMSHGLTVGEFARMANGEGWLTNKATCKIKVIPVANYNHDMEYVLPVKPSPNLNTQQSIMLYPSVCMFEATYLNHGRGTLFPFTVFGSPELKGIYEFSYTPTSIKGMSATPLFMDQVCYGIDLRKYDVNLLRKSKKINLQWIMELYKAHPHKEKFFDSKLSREMNSIEIQIGSGLFRQQIIDGKSEEEIRASWEPGLSQYKVMRKKYLLYP; this is encoded by the coding sequence ATGCGCCTGTTACTCATTATTTGTCTTATTGCTCTTTCCGTAACTTCTTTACAAAGCCAGACTGTCAAAAAGAAACCAATTCTCACGGGGGCAGACCAGGTTAATAAATACCTCCCTTACCTGAGAGGCAAGAGGGTAGCGATCATGGCAAACCCGACTTCTATTATTGGGAAAAAGCACCTGGTAGACAGTCTACATGCCCTCGACGTAAATATTGTTAAAGTATTCGGCCCCGAACATGGGTTCAGAGGTAATGTAGGCGCCGGGGTAGAAGTAAAAGATGAAACGGATGCTGCTACAGGTATTCCGATTATTTCTTTATACGGCGCCAAGAACAAACCGAGTAAACAGGACCTCGCCGATGTAGATATCCTGATCTATGACCTGCAGGATGTTGGTGTCCGGTTTTATACAAATATCAATGCCCTGGTCCGGTTGATGGACGCCTGTTATGAAAGCGGAAAAGAAATGTTGATCCTTGACCGGCCCAATCCAAACGGGTACCTGGTTGATGGCCCCGTGCTGGATATGAAGTATAGATCAGGCATTGGGATGTTTCCCATTCCTATGTCTCACGGATTGACCGTGGGTGAATTTGCGCGTATGGCCAACGGTGAGGGCTGGCTGACCAATAAAGCAACGTGTAAGATTAAGGTAATACCAGTGGCGAATTATAACCACGATATGGAATATGTGTTGCCTGTTAAGCCCTCACCCAACCTGAACACGCAGCAGTCTATTATGCTGTATCCTTCTGTCTGCATGTTTGAAGCCACTTACCTTAATCACGGCAGAGGGACTTTATTTCCTTTCACCGTGTTTGGCAGCCCGGAACTAAAAGGTATCTATGAATTCTCTTATACACCTACCAGTATAAAAGGTATGTCTGCAACACCCCTGTTCATGGACCAGGTTTGCTATGGCATTGACCTGCGCAAGTATGATGTGAACCTGCTGCGTAAAAGCAAAAAGATCAACCTGCAATGGATCATGGAGTTGTATAAGGCTCATCCCCACAAGGAAAAGTTCTTTGATTCCAAACTTAGCCGTGAAATGAACTCTATTGAAATACAGATTGGCTCAGGCCTTTTTCGTCAACAGATCATTGATGGTAAATCGGAAGAAGAGATCCGTGCCAGCTGGGAGCCCGGGTTAAGTCAGTATAAGGTGATGCGTAAGAAGTATTTGTTGTATCCCTGA
- a CDS encoding RNA recognition motif domain-containing protein, with translation MNIYVSNLSFNVQDEDLKEFFAPYGEVTSAKVINDKETGQSRGFGFVEMPDDAAAKKAIAELDQATVEGRSIRVTEARPKENNRSGGGGGYKGGNGGGGGYNRNNRW, from the coding sequence ATGAACATTTACGTATCAAACTTAAGCTTCAACGTTCAGGATGAAGACTTAAAAGAATTCTTTGCACCCTATGGAGAAGTTACCTCAGCCAAGGTGATCAATGACAAGGAAACTGGTCAATCACGTGGTTTTGGATTTGTTGAAATGCCAGACGATGCAGCAGCTAAGAAAGCTATTGCTGAACTGGATCAGGCGACTGTAGAAGGTCGTTCTATTCGTGTAACCGAAGCAAGACCTAAAGAGAACAACAGGTCTGGCGGCGGCGGTGGCTACAAAGGTGGCAACGGCGGCGGCGGTGGTTACAACAGGAACAACCGTTGGTAA
- a CDS encoding aminopeptidase P family protein produces the protein MHFTLFNTSVYSSRRQALLQNTGSGLILLMGNEESSMNYKDNTYPFRQDSTFLYYFGLDVAGLAAVLDAESGEVVIFGNELSMDDIVWTGPLPSVKEMAAAVGVSHTAPYNDITTHVRKAQLAGRTVHILPPYRPENRIKLATWLQVPVQDVDRQVSLKLIKAVISQRVIKEDAEVAEIEKAVSISADMHLAGIQYARPGMKEYEVAAKVQEVAFAAGGRLSYPIICTVNGETLHNHYYGNTIREGQMLLLDAGAENDLHYAGDLTRTFPVGKKFTTEQKEVYNTVLASLDHAINLLKPGIRFRDVHAGACEKLVEGLTAIGIMKGNAAEAVAAGAHTLFFQCGLGHMMGMDVHDMEDLGEQYVGYSDDLQKSKEFGWKSLRLGRAVEPGYVLTIEPGVYIIPSLIDQWVAEKKHTNFINYKTLETFRNFSGIRVEDNFLVTADGNRKLGKYLPKSAEEIESLRS, from the coding sequence ATGCATTTTACCTTATTTAACACATCTGTCTATAGCAGCAGGCGCCAGGCCTTGCTCCAAAACACAGGTTCCGGTCTTATTCTCCTGATGGGCAACGAAGAAAGCAGTATGAATTACAAGGATAACACCTATCCTTTCAGGCAGGATAGTACTTTCCTGTATTATTTTGGGCTGGATGTGGCAGGGCTGGCAGCCGTGCTGGATGCAGAAAGTGGCGAAGTGGTCATTTTCGGCAACGAACTGAGCATGGATGACATCGTGTGGACAGGTCCTTTACCCTCTGTAAAAGAGATGGCGGCAGCTGTAGGTGTTTCGCATACAGCTCCTTATAACGATATTACCACCCACGTACGAAAAGCTCAATTAGCAGGGCGTACGGTACATATTTTACCACCTTACCGCCCGGAAAACAGGATCAAACTGGCAACATGGCTGCAGGTGCCCGTACAGGATGTAGACCGGCAGGTATCGTTGAAGCTGATCAAAGCTGTTATCAGCCAACGGGTCATCAAGGAAGACGCAGAAGTGGCGGAGATCGAAAAGGCTGTTTCTATCAGCGCCGACATGCACCTGGCAGGTATTCAATATGCTCGGCCGGGCATGAAAGAATATGAGGTAGCTGCTAAAGTGCAGGAAGTAGCTTTTGCAGCAGGCGGGCGGCTCTCCTACCCTATTATTTGTACCGTGAACGGTGAAACACTCCATAACCATTATTATGGCAATACTATCCGGGAAGGGCAAATGCTATTGCTGGATGCCGGGGCAGAAAATGACCTGCACTATGCGGGCGACCTCACAAGGACTTTTCCCGTAGGTAAAAAGTTTACCACCGAGCAGAAAGAGGTCTATAATACTGTACTGGCCTCCCTGGATCACGCCATCAACCTCCTGAAGCCAGGGATACGTTTTCGCGATGTGCACGCAGGCGCCTGTGAAAAGCTGGTGGAAGGGCTGACGGCTATCGGGATTATGAAAGGCAATGCAGCAGAAGCCGTAGCAGCCGGTGCCCATACCTTGTTCTTTCAATGTGGCCTGGGTCATATGATGGGCATGGACGTACACGATATGGAAGACCTGGGCGAACAATATGTTGGCTATTCAGATGACCTGCAAAAAAGCAAAGAGTTTGGCTGGAAATCACTGCGGCTGGGCCGTGCCGTAGAACCCGGTTATGTGCTCACCATCGAACCCGGCGTTTATATCATACCCTCGCTGATAGACCAGTGGGTGGCCGAAAAGAAGCATACCAACTTTATCAATTATAAAACCCTGGAAACCTTCCGCAACTTTAGCGGCATCAGGGTGGAAGACAATTTCCTGGTTACTGCCGACGGCAATCGTAAACTGGGAAAATATTTACCAAAGTCGGCAGAGGAGATCGAATCACTCAGGTCTTAA
- a CDS encoding NADH:flavin oxidoreductase/NADH oxidase: MSTLFTQLTIKDITFRNRIVISPMCQYSSVEGFATDWHLVHLGSRAVGGAALIIQEATAVSPEGRISPDDLGIWKPEHLEKLKAITAFLREQGAVPGIQLAHAGRKASSQSPWKGGRHIPQQEGGWQTVAPSAIPFRSTDDTPIALDRAGIEKVIRDFTAAAFRAVQAGYQVLELHSAHGYLIHEFLSPLSNHRTDEYGGSFENRIRLLLQVLESVQTAWPANLPLLVRISATDWAEGGWNEIESVQLARILKSKGVDLIDCSSGGLIPGVTIPVGPGYQVRFAEQVKKEAPVLTGAVGMITTAQQAEEVLANGQADMIIIARQSLRDPYFPLHAARELGDHMDYWPSQYLRAKE; the protein is encoded by the coding sequence ATGTCAACACTCTTCACACAGCTCACCATCAAAGACATTACTTTTCGCAATCGTATTGTTATCTCGCCCATGTGCCAATACTCATCCGTAGAAGGATTTGCCACAGACTGGCACCTGGTACACCTGGGCAGCCGCGCAGTTGGCGGTGCGGCGCTTATTATCCAGGAAGCTACGGCTGTATCGCCCGAGGGACGTATTAGTCCCGATGACCTTGGCATCTGGAAGCCTGAGCACCTGGAAAAGCTAAAGGCTATTACTGCCTTCCTGCGTGAGCAGGGTGCGGTGCCGGGTATCCAGCTGGCGCATGCGGGCCGTAAGGCCAGTAGCCAAAGCCCCTGGAAAGGGGGAAGGCATATACCACAACAGGAAGGTGGCTGGCAAACGGTAGCTCCTTCGGCCATTCCCTTTCGAAGTACCGATGATACGCCTATAGCGCTGGATCGTGCAGGAATAGAAAAAGTGATCAGGGATTTCACCGCAGCTGCTTTTCGGGCTGTGCAGGCAGGCTATCAGGTGCTGGAGTTGCATAGCGCCCACGGCTATCTCATACATGAGTTTCTTTCGCCGCTCAGCAATCACCGGACAGATGAATATGGCGGGAGTTTTGAAAATCGTATCCGTTTGCTCCTTCAGGTACTGGAATCTGTGCAAACTGCCTGGCCTGCCAATCTGCCCTTATTGGTGCGCATTTCTGCTACCGACTGGGCTGAAGGGGGGTGGAATGAAATAGAGTCTGTTCAACTGGCCCGGATACTAAAAAGCAAAGGGGTAGACCTTATTGATTGCTCATCGGGCGGGCTTATACCCGGTGTTACCATACCCGTAGGCCCCGGCTACCAGGTGCGCTTTGCAGAACAAGTAAAAAAGGAGGCGCCTGTTTTAACAGGCGCGGTGGGCATGATCACTACGGCCCAACAGGCCGAAGAAGTGCTGGCCAATGGTCAGGCGGATATGATCATTATAGCCCGGCAATCCCTTCGGGATCCTTATTTTCCCTTGCATGCAGCCCGGGAACTTGGTGACCACATGGATTACTGGCCATCCCAATACCTGAGGGCTAAAGAATAA
- a CDS encoding ABC transporter permease — protein sequence MFKNYFRTTFRLLLKNKTFSFINIIGLAIGTLCCLYIVLYVVDQYSYDKHHKNEKDIYRLTTYLYLTGDKHTMATASPPIAPAIKHDFPEVEQFTRVIPTLGVSRHLLKFKDKSIYEKEAFLVDSTFFEIFTYHFISGSPATAMAQPYSIVLGKPLADKIFGNEDPMGKIIEVDNSWGKESLKVTGVIDESLGKSHIHAAFFLSLNGYGEGLRSNNVWTGNNFTYSYLKLQPGASATALEAKFPAFLNKYAQADLKARGMEKKQFLQPITSIHTTSGYEVEAGKVVSSSFLYILLLIAILIQVIACINFMNLSTARASKRAKEVGVRKVIGAGRKSLILQFLSESFSLSLIGVLIGLPLLIMALPWLNQLTQADITLSFLTHYEIWLALAGVVLVTGLLAGSYPAFYLSAFDAIKVIKGNFKSHISASGIRRALVVFQFALSIILIVSILVIYNQLSFIKNRDLGFNANQKLVFTFYTDDTKAKMSSFMTDLQQLPEVKGVTKTTGIPGQATYFNWGVFLAGGNLTTSVNQENVTTDEYFIKTMGIQLASGRDFHLYDSGKVIINQTLAKRLGLSVETAPGTKLYTEDNGRNYEIAGVMKDFNYQSLHEAISPFMLIYNANNRSAGNIMVNVDSKNYQVLLSKMEAIWKKDFPAVPFDYAFLDSQVQQQYQTEITLSRIINSFTGIAILISCLGLFGLAAFSAEQRTKEIAVRKVLGASVPGLVQMLSNDFVKLVAISFLIATPVAWWAMNKWLQSFVYRIDLSWWIFALAGLLALGIAIFTVSFQAIRAAIANPVKSLRTE from the coding sequence ATGTTCAAAAACTATTTTAGAACCACTTTCCGGCTGCTGCTGAAAAACAAGACCTTCAGTTTTATCAACATTATTGGCCTGGCTATTGGCACCTTGTGTTGCCTGTATATTGTGTTGTATGTAGTGGACCAGTATAGTTATGACAAGCACCACAAAAATGAAAAGGATATTTACCGGCTCACCACTTATCTGTACCTGACGGGTGATAAACATACGATGGCCACCGCTTCACCGCCCATTGCCCCGGCCATCAAGCACGACTTTCCGGAAGTAGAACAATTTACCCGGGTGATACCTACACTGGGTGTAAGTCGCCACTTACTGAAATTCAAAGACAAATCGATCTATGAAAAAGAGGCCTTCCTGGTAGACTCTACCTTCTTTGAGATCTTTACCTACCATTTTATCAGTGGCTCACCCGCCACGGCTATGGCACAGCCTTATTCCATAGTGCTGGGTAAACCGCTCGCCGATAAGATCTTTGGCAACGAAGATCCCATGGGAAAAATAATAGAGGTGGACAATTCCTGGGGGAAAGAATCCTTGAAAGTAACGGGTGTAATAGATGAAAGCCTGGGGAAGTCACATATCCATGCCGCTTTCTTCCTTTCTCTGAATGGGTACGGAGAAGGGTTGCGTAGTAACAATGTGTGGACGGGTAATAATTTTACTTATTCTTACCTGAAACTACAGCCCGGAGCCAGCGCTACTGCCCTGGAGGCAAAATTTCCGGCCTTTTTGAATAAGTATGCGCAGGCGGATCTCAAGGCCAGGGGCATGGAAAAGAAACAGTTCCTGCAGCCTATCACATCTATTCACACGACCAGTGGATATGAAGTGGAGGCCGGAAAAGTAGTAAGCAGCTCCTTTCTGTATATCTTATTGCTGATAGCGATCCTTATACAGGTGATAGCCTGTATCAATTTCATGAACCTATCCACCGCCCGTGCTTCCAAACGAGCCAAAGAAGTAGGGGTAAGAAAAGTAATAGGCGCTGGCCGGAAAAGCCTGATACTGCAATTTCTCAGTGAATCATTTTCACTTTCATTGATCGGCGTGCTTATTGGCTTGCCTTTGCTGATCATGGCTCTTCCCTGGCTCAACCAACTTACGCAGGCCGATATTACGCTTTCCTTCCTGACGCATTATGAAATATGGCTGGCACTGGCAGGTGTGGTATTGGTTACAGGATTATTGGCGGGTAGTTATCCTGCCTTCTATTTATCAGCTTTCGACGCCATCAAGGTGATCAAGGGCAATTTTAAGAGTCATATTTCCGCTTCCGGCATCCGTCGCGCACTGGTTGTATTCCAATTTGCCTTGTCGATCATTCTTATTGTAAGTATCCTTGTTATTTATAACCAGCTGAGCTTTATAAAAAACAGGGACCTTGGCTTCAATGCCAATCAAAAACTGGTATTCACTTTTTATACGGATGATACGAAGGCAAAGATGTCATCCTTTATGACCGACCTGCAGCAACTGCCGGAGGTGAAAGGGGTGACGAAAACGACCGGCATTCCCGGGCAGGCAACTTATTTTAATTGGGGCGTATTTCTTGCCGGCGGCAACCTCACCACTTCTGTAAACCAGGAAAATGTTACAACCGACGAATATTTTATCAAGACCATGGGCATTCAATTGGCCAGCGGCAGGGACTTTCATTTGTATGATTCTGGTAAGGTGATCATCAATCAAACGTTGGCAAAACGCCTGGGTCTTTCTGTTGAAACGGCGCCGGGAACCAAGCTATATACAGAAGATAATGGCAGGAACTACGAAATAGCAGGTGTAATGAAAGACTTCAATTACCAGTCCCTTCATGAGGCCATCAGCCCGTTTATGCTTATTTATAACGCGAATAACCGCTCTGCTGGTAATATCATGGTGAATGTTGATAGTAAAAATTACCAGGTGTTGTTGTCAAAAATGGAGGCCATCTGGAAAAAGGATTTTCCGGCCGTGCCATTCGATTATGCTTTTCTGGATAGCCAGGTGCAACAACAATACCAGACCGAAATTACTTTATCACGTATCATCAATTCCTTTACAGGCATTGCCATCCTGATCTCTTGTCTGGGCTTGTTTGGCCTGGCGGCTTTCAGTGCGGAGCAGCGTACCAAAGAAATTGCTGTACGGAAAGTACTGGGCGCCAGTGTGCCGGGCCTTGTACAGATGCTATCAAACGATTTCGTTAAGCTGGTGGCCATTTCCTTCCTGATAGCCACACCGGTAGCCTGGTGGGCCATGAATAAATGGCTGCAATCTTTTGTATACCGCATTGACCTTAGCTGGTGGATCTTTGCATTGGCAGGCTTGCTTGCTTTGGGCATCGCTATATTTACTGTGAGCTTTCAGGCTATCAGGGCGGCCATTGCCAACCCGGTAAAGAGCCTGCGCACAGAATAA